One window from the genome of Nicotiana sylvestris chromosome 9, ASM39365v2, whole genome shotgun sequence encodes:
- the LOC104236427 gene encoding probable inactive ATP-dependent zinc metalloprotease FTSHI 3, chloroplastic, whose translation MASFPLVSNERLLVSHKKWQPHLGKFEPLSRFKNQSCSLSNSCFTSSCVPLLGLNYRLYKSQCNYKKWMVHFGIFEPLKRFKNLSCSFSNSCFGLNYRFCKSQSRILLCSTGVRSLVNEKGDIETHLNKTESNDIRRKFSLRLRPRLRLLSRRLKRVSVKSMLNDFGKFLRKNTRRLTLSTSISVVLGLCYLFLRLTATPSPKVVPYSDLITSLQGGSVTKVQFEEGTRRIYYNTNFSSLKNVQTGEASSLVPAESAAIQMGEDSSLVPVESAAVQTGEDSSLVPAESATIIEESKDIDSNKGGRSKMSTAQPVWQFSTRKIDHDEGYLLSLMREKGTAYGSAPQSALMSIRSLLITILTLWIPLTPLMWLLYRQLSAANSPAKKRKPSNQVVGFNDVEGVDAAKVELMEIVLCLQGAINFSKLGAKLPRGVLLVGPPGTGKTLLARAVAGEAGLPFFSVSASEFVEMFVGRGAARIRDLFSVARKNAPSIIFIDELDAVGGKRGRSFNDERDQTLNQLLTEMDGFDSDLNIIVIAATNRPEALDPALCRPGRFSRKILVGEPDEDGRRKILAVHLRGVPLEEDLELVCDLVASLTQGFVGADLANIVNEAALLAARRGADSVSREDIMESIERAKFGINDKQFSQGTIGKELEKLFPWVPSFMRRNNMRSDAMQGPLGYQTLS comes from the exons ATGGCATCTTTTCCTCttgtttcaaatgaaagattattAGTTTCTCACAAGAAATGGCAGCCCCATCTTGGAAAGTTTGAACCTTTAAGTAGATTCAAGAATCAATCTTGCTCATTATCCAATTCTTGTTTTACCTCAAGTTGTGTGCCTTTGTTGGGGTTGAATTATAGATTGTATAAATCTCAATGTAATTACAAGAAATGGATGGTccattttggaatttttgaaccTTTAAAGAGATTCAAGAATCTATCTTGCTCATTTTCCAATTCTTGTTTTGGGTTGAATTATAGGTTCTGTAAATCTCAGAGTAGAATACTACTTTGTAGTACTGGGGTTAGGTCACTGGTAAATGAGAAGGGAGATATAGaaacccatttgaacaaaacaGAAAGTAATGATATTCGTAGGAAGTTTTCGTTGAGATTGAGACCAAGGCTAAGATTATTGTCAAGAAGGTTGAAAAGGGTGTCTGTTAAATCTATGTTAAATGATTTTGGCAAGTTTTTGAGGAAGAATACAAGAAGATTGACACTGTCAACTTCAATTTCAGTGGTATTGGGCTTGTGCTATTTGTTTCTTAGATTGACAGCAACACCTTCTCCAAAGGTTGTTCCATATTCAGACTTGATTACTAGTCTTCAGGGAGGGTCTGTAACAAAGGTTCAATTTGAGGAAGGCACGCGGCGTATTTACTACAATACAAACTTCAGTAGTCTTAAGAATGTTCAGACAGGTGAAGCTAGTTCCTTAGTTCCTGCTGAAAGCGCGGCTATTCAGATGGGTGAAGATAGTTCCTTAGTTCCTGTTGAAAGCGCGGCTGTTCAGACAGGTGAAGATAGTTCCTTAGTTCCTGCTGAAAGCGCGACCATAATTGAGGAAAGCAAAGATATAGATAGCAATAAAGGTGGGAGGAGTAAAATGTCAACAGCCCAACCTGTATGGCAGTTTTCTACGAGGAAGATCGATCACGATGAAGGGTATCTTCTTAGTCTAATGAGGGAAAAGGGAACGGCATATGGCTCAGCCCCTCAATCAGCACTTATGTCGATTAGGAGCTTATTGATTACTATCTTAACTTTATGGATTCCTTTGACTCCTTTAATGTGGCTTCTCTATCGTCAACTTTCCGCTGCCAATAGTCCTGCAAAAAAACGAAAACCAAGTAACCAGGTGGTTGGCTTTAATGATGTCGAGGGTGTGGATGCTGCAAAAGTCGAACTTATGGAG ATAGTATTGTGTCTGCAAGGAGCTATAAACTTCAGTAAACTAGGGGCGAAGTTACCAAGAGGTGTACTGCTTGTAGGTCCACCTGGCACAGGAAAAACGTTGCTAGCTCGTGCAGTGGCAGGAGAAGCAGGACTACCCTTTTTTTCCGTTTCTGCTAGTGAATTTGTTGAAATGTTTGTTGGAAGAGGAGCAGCTCGCATTAGAGACCTTTTTAGCGTGGCAAGAAAGAATGCTCCATCAATCATTTTTATTGACGAACTTGATGCTGTCGGAGGAAAGCGCGGAAGGAGTTTCAATGATGAAAGAGACCAAACTTTGAATCAG TTGCTTACGGAGATGGATGGCTTTGACTCAGACTTGAACATCATTGTAATTGCTGCAACTAATAGACCAGAAGCTCTGGATCCAGCTTTATGTCGGCCTGGACGTTTCTCCAGGAAAATTTTAGTCGGTGAACCAGATGAAGATGGAAGGAGAAAGATCCTGGCCGTACACTTAAGAGGAGTGCCCCTTGAGGAAGACCTGGAGCTTGTGTGTGACCTGGTTGCATCTCTTACTCAAGGCTTTGTAGGTGCTGACCTTGCTAACATTGTCAACGAAGCTGCTTTACTAGCTGCACGCAGAG GGGCTGATTCTGTCTCAAGGGAAGACATAATGGAATCCATAGAAAGAGCAAAATTTGGGATAAATGACAAGCAATTTAGCCAAGGTACAATAGGCAAGGAACTGGAAAAACTATTCCCCTGGGTTCCTTCTTTCATGAGGAGGAATAATATGAGAAGTGATGCGATGCAAGGACCTTTGGGGTATCAAACACTCAGCTGA
- the LOC138878441 gene encoding uncharacterized protein, whose amino-acid sequence MKDDESIQDMHTRFTSIINELHSLCEVIPRNKLVRKILSILPSSWESKVNVITEAKDLQELTIDELVGNLKTYEMKRKIDSERREPKKEKNMVLKSESNDSSEKDSDMAYLPKRFQKMVRKNRGILKRGNSSRPKNYDLCHKCGKPGHFIKDSKRNSVPDKHFKRKRSTANVVKQGLTTWGDFSSESEEETDAGDSSMMAVESEENEYDSMFALMSQSDDDENDDNNEERDDLVVVVVDYKETIENFSKEKETLVKRVTEIEEERDDLLIVIADLREIIEGLGTESRPGNSEKGKEVAKAITAIYVNSGGNKQGIGFQREKTPYNPHSKYVTVPNNWLCTHCGNNGHFKKNCQARVQSIQKNKVFAEKGIVKGSSQ is encoded by the exons ATGAAAgacgatgaatctattcaagatatgcacacaagattcacttccatcataaatgagttacactcactttGTGAAGTCATTCCTAGGAACAAGCTCGTGCGGAAGATCCTTAGTATTCTGCCTAGTTCATGGGAGAGTAAAGTGAATGTTATTACTGAAGCAAAGGACctgcaggagctgaccatagacgagctggttggaaatctgaaaacctacgagatgaagaggaagatagacagtgaaagaagagaaccaaagaaggaaaagaacatgGTACTCAAATCTgaaagcaatgactcaagtgaaaaggacagtgacatggcttacttaccaaaaaggtttcagaagatggtcagaaaaaATAGAGGAATACTAAAAAGGGGCAACTCTAGCAGACCGAAGAACTATGATCTCTGTCACAAATGTGGAAAGCCAGGGCACTTCATTAAAGATT CGAAGAGGAATTCGGTTCCTGACAAGCACTTCAAAAGGAAGAGATCTACTGCCAATGTGGTGAAACAGGGTCTTACAACATGGGGAGATTTCTCTAGTGAGTCTGAAGAAGAAACTGATGCaggtgatagttccatgatggcagttgaaagtgaagaaaatgaatatgattcaATGTTTGCTTTGATGtctcaatcagatgatgatgaaaatgatgacaacaatgag GAAAGAGATGACTTGGTGGTTGTAGTTGTTGACTATAAGGAAACCATTGAAAATTTTAGTAAAGAAAAAGAGACCTTAGTGAAGAGAGTGACTGAAATTGAGGAGGAGAGAGATGATCTCTTAATAGTGATTGCAGACCTGAGGGAAATTATAGAGGGACTAGGAACTGAGTCTAGACCTGGAAATTCTGAGAAAGGAAAAGAGGTAGCCA aagctaTTACTGCCATATATGTTAATAGTGGTGGGAACAAGCAAGGAATAGGGtttcaaagggagaaaactccttataACCCCCATAGTAAGTATGTTACTGTACCGAATAACTGGttgtgtacccactgtgggaacaatggacATTTCAAGAAAAATTGCCAAGCCAGGGTGCAGTCTATTCAGAAAAATAAAGTGTTTGCTGAAAAG GGAATAGTGAAAGGAAGCAGTCaataa